DNA from Bacteroidales bacterium:
GCCGCCACGGCTTTTGTTGAGCAGCGGAAAGCCAAGTTGCTGTTCAATTTTTTTCAGGTCGCCCCAGGTGCGGCGGTAGGTGAGTCCGAGCTTTTGGCAGGCACCCGTTAGCGTGCCTTCCTGTTCCACGGCTTTCAGGATTTTCCATTTGCCGTCGCCCAGGATGCCCTGACCATCCGGGGCTTCGAGCCACATCTTATGATGCAACAAGATATCTTCGATGTTTACTTTTTGATTTGCTGGCATAACTGATTGGTTAATG
Protein-coding regions in this window:
- a CDS encoding LysR family transcriptional regulator; translated protein: MPANQKVNIEDILLHHKMWLEAPDGQGILGDGKWKILKAVEQEGTLTGACQKLGLTYRRTWGDLKKIEQQLGFPLLNKSRGGKEGGMSELSPQGKALTTAFDRFHSRVDEVVAEAFDTFRDTLHELEKIE